The genomic stretch aaaagttataaaacattttattgcattttacaaatatatatattctttctgaatgaaataatgccattttcagcaacatggatggatctagagattatcatattaagtgaagtattagtaagccagagaaagacaaatatcgtatcacttatatgtggaatctaaaaaatggtacaaatgaatttatatacaaaacaaaatagacccacagacatagaaagcaaatttatggttaccaaaggagaaagagtgGGGCAGGGattaattaggagtttgggattaacatatacgtgtttgttgctgtttagtagctaagtcgtgtctgacttttgcaatgtccatgggatttcccaggcaagaatcaaactcacatctcctgcttggtaggtggattcttgaccactgaaccaccagggaattatatatattatgtaatattattattattatattattatatatattatatatgtaatatattattatattatattattattatattatatattatataatatagtaatatattattataataatatagtaatatattattatattatatatattatatatgtaatatattattatattatattattattataaattattatataatatatataattccctggtggttcagtggtaaagaataaaaattatatatattactatatataaaatagataaacaacaaggaccaactgtatagcacagggaactatactcagtatcttataataacctataatggaaaagagtctgaaaagagATGGCTCCAGCGgtagagtctacctgcaatgtgggagactcaggagactcgggttcaatccctgggtcgagaagatcccatgaagcaggaaatggcaagccactccagtattcttgcctgggaaatccatggacagaggaacctggcgggctacagtccacggggtcacaaagagtcagacatgactgagcacgtgaTGGACGgatggatatatatacacacacatacacacaaatataactgaatcactttgctgtacacttgaaactgatacaacattgtaagttaactatacttcagtaaaaaaagaaaaaataattattctatcTCCATTTCCACCTCTTTATTTCAAGTTACTGTCATCTTTTATTAGACTACAACACAGTCTCCTAACTGCCCTCTCAGCTTCTAGTCCTGTCCTCCCACAATCCATTCTCCAGATATCAATAATCAAAGGGATCTTTAAAACTTCTAAATTAAATGTGACTTTCTTGCTTTAAACTCTCTAAGGTTTTCCATTGCATTTTTAAGACTAAACCCATCCTCCTTATCATGGCCTGCAAGGGACCATACAATATGGCCTCTGCATACTTCACCAACCTCACGTTGAGTCACTTCCTTGCTTtaaataaagtctcttccttgcttTAAATTCTTCAGAGGTCCTCAAAGAGACCAAGCTCTTTTCCAATGTGGGACCTGGCATATGCTCCACCCAAGAAGCTCTTCGTATCCTTTTTGCTTGGACTTacccttcaggtctcagcttaaaTATCACTTCCCCAGAAAGGCTGATTATGATCCCCCCTCCCAATTTAATTCAGGACTATCTTTATTCAAAGCACACCCCTGAGTCTCCTTCACAGCTCTTCTTTATTATTTGCACCTTCATATTTGTATTATAATTTGTTTACTGTTGATCTTCCCGGCTAGACTGTTCACTCCATTAGGACAAGTATTGTATCTGTCTTATTCAACACTGTGTGTATATCCAGTGCTTTTCACTTAATAGGCATTTAAtacctgctgaatgaatgaattttcacaaaggcTTTGTTTCAATATGCTACCTTCATTTAGAAGATTTGGGCCACTACTATTTCTATGAAAAGAACAGCCAGAAATGAGATTGGGGGATTCTTTGTATCAAACAAATAATTTATTGTATCAAACAAATAATTTTCTGGTTGATGTGAAAACACATTCTCACCTGCtcagttttttcttcttcctgtaactTAAGCTGCTCCAGCACAGACTGTAAATGATTCTGGAAAGCAAATCATATAAATGATGAATGCTGagtctcaaaggaaaagagaatcaAGAGAGACAAAGAGTTTGGCaaataatttgataaattaaaaaaaaaactgtctgtTGTaacaaaagacatttaaaaaggatttagaaaaagactgtctatatgtgtgtaactgaaacACTTTGTGAAACAGAGACTGGCACAACACTATAAatcgactatacttcaataaaaaatttttaaaaaggatttagaGTATAAAAACTATGCTCTCCAACTATAGGGCCATGTGATTTGGTTTTTTGACCCTacacaacatttttttcttgccCTAAAACAAACAGTTGGAATGCCTCCATGTTACCTTTCTCTAGCTTAGCACAAATCCTTTGACTGTAGTGAACCATTTAAAAAGCTGGcctatgacaaaaaccactacaatattgtaaagtaattagcctccaactaataaaaataaatgaaaaaataaaataaaataaaaaataaaatcaggagtaaaaaaaccaaaaaaaaaaaaaaaagctggcttggaATTTGTTGCTGACTCTTTCATTCCCCTGCACTCGGACAGACTATTATCATTCTTAACTAATACTGCATGCAATAGTAATCACAATATCTGTATCTTTCAAAGTATGTCCACATCTATTATCTCACTTGGTTATTCTGAAGGACAACACTCTGAATAAGTACAGTTCTGTATCAAGTTTCTCCCCTTCAATGACAAAAGctctacagaaaaagaaatctggcAAGAAATTCCCCGAATGCTTCAGAATTTCCTTCACtataaaagggaaagaaacatgGCCTAGacatacatttttccttttgctgaaatgtgtattaataaaatatgcattaaaatatgcATTAATTTGTATTAGTAAAACTCAAGCACGATGTTAATTCTTATTCAAGCAggcatcatgaaattaaaaaattaactttaattcTCTTTTGTTGCAATGAATACATTTTGGTACAGAGCAATAGGATTCAGTCTATGCTGTACCACTTACTGTGGTCCCTGGCAAATTACTGAACTTCTTTGAATTTcaatttcttatctataaaatgggaatagtgaTAGTACCTGTATTACAGGGATGTCAAGATGAAATGTAGTAacacatgtaaaatgcttagctcTGTGTATGCCTTTCACATTGTTAAATGTTCAATATTGGCAATTATTATTTCAAGTCTGCTGGTCCCTTCCCCCAAATGCTTATATAAGATGAACAAAATCACTCAGGTAAAACAAAATACGGCTATCTTTTATTAGGGATTTCTAAAGAGGTTGCTCAGGTTCATGAATGAACTAGAATGCTGCACAGAGATGAGATGAGTGGAAAACACAGAGATGGGATTTTGAAAGTAAGATATCAAGATATCTTTATACCAGCCAACAAGAATTTACCTTGAGTGTCAGGTTTTCCACCTTCCTGATGAGCTCCTCCTGTCTTTGTGCCCTGCGCTGAATCTCATTGAGCTTTTTCTCCGTGTATTGAGTATGCTTCTGAATTTCCATGACTAACACAGATAGACAAAAACCTCAGGTATCTACACAAGGCCTAAACTAGTGGACCAAAGTCCAAATCAACTAAAATTCCAGTACATATTTGAGCAATAATTTCTCAAACTTAACTTTGCATCTAATGCAAGTTCAAAGTCAGTCTTTAATACCGGCACCCACTCTGTCCCACCCTTTTGTTTTTCCCTCTAACTTACCCATTGAGCTGGTTCCCTCCTTTGCCTCATACTGGCCATATTCAATGAACCTGGCCTGTAGCTCCCTTTCCATATCCTCGTCATAAtaatcttcctcctcttcttcattatagtcctcctcctcctcatcatccTCAGTGTTATTGCTAGAATCATTGCGCATCTCCTGAAGCACATAATATTCTAAgggttttaaaaaagaggaaggtGAAAACATTTGAAGCCTTTCAAATGACTCCCACTCCAGCTGCAATTATCCTCCCCCTCAAGTTTACTGGGCAACCAATGaatttcataaataatttttctcaCAGGAAGATGATTCCCTTTATAAAACAAGgacagaaaatacaaaacagtgtaagattcattcatgtattcaatGATCAAAATATTTAGACAACCCAAGGGCCCATAGGAATTTTAGAATAGCAGTGATGGATGGGATATTAGAACCCCAATATTAGAACCCCTTAACTTGAGGGACTAATAAGAGGCAAGAAGGGTAAAGGCATCCATTTTTTTGTGATTGGCCTGTGAGTCTGTGGAGAATGGGCCAACACACAGTCAATACTTATTCTCTCTGAATCTTCTGCTTTGCTTTTATTATCGTACCTGGTAAGGTAGGACCCTGCTTGTAGCCACTCATTCCTGAGGCTATCGCATAGCTAGGAATGGAGCCTTGACATTCTATTTCCTTGGTATCACCGTCAGCAATGACCTCCCACCCTAAAAGGGGAGGAAGTcaaggaaaaggcagaaagaaagaaggcaatATTGAAAGGGAAAAGGCTCTCTGTCTGAAAGTGCTATTTAATTTAGTCCAACTTCAGGCCATTTGTAGCTGGATTCCTAGTATGGATAAGTGTTTTATACTGAATTACACAAGTAAATGATTTCTATTATATGAATGTACTGTTCCTAGCTAGAAAGTAACATTACCCCAAATTCTAAGTTCTATACATTAACGTCAGCACACAAATACCAGAAATGAGGGCTTGTCACCAAGTGCATTTGGGGTGGAACAAACTGCACAGGAAATATTTAGTATAAAAGGATACGGGCACTGACAGCTTCGGCATCTGAACACAGCAgtcttttcacttccttttccaCATCAGGAGATTCAATGTGCTGaaccagagaagggaaagaaggaataCCAGTAATGTCATTTAACACCCTGTGTTTTGCAGGAATGGCCTTTTCCTACACACGAATGAATTCAAAAATTTAGGCTTCTTTTAAGATACATCCAATCAAATTTCTACTTTAAACAATGTTATTTATGAAGAAAACTTTGATCAGGGTCTATATTTTTGTACAGCAAGCTTAATTTTTCCCAATCAATTACTTGAGACATTTAATCTTTTCAATCTGCAACTCTGTATTAAAGACTCTCTCAGAAGTATCACCCTTAAGTCTCAGTTATTAATTATTTGCATTGACCCTTACTAGCAAAGAACTACGATTTTTTGCTATTTAGAAGTAATTTTGTGTAAAGACCCAAATTCCCAGATTCTACTTTCCCACATCTTTATTAGAGAGTTTCCTATAAAAACAGGACCTTAGCCACACATTCTCCCTTAAATCCAGCTTTAGACAATTATCTCCATGGCAACCAATTCATCATGCCACAAATAGAAATTAGAACTTTGAGGGGGAATAAGCAATTGCAAAAAACTTCTGGTAAAAGTGAACTCTGGCTtccaagaaaattttttaaaataaatatcacagaAAAGAAGCATATTAAGATACCAAGATTACTGACCAAATTGCATCTTCTGCTCTAGGAGTTGTCAAACATTAAACAATGAATTCTTCATTTTCCAGTGAATCAAATTCAGTCTATGTGTATGGGAGTGGGGGTTACAGGTGAGAAGGAAGCCTCAAAAGTAAACTTGATAATTTTGGGGGTTTgtttgaaattaaaagctgcaAAATAAAATCCACTATAGGTAAACAATAAGGTTATATTATGCTTTCTCTACCTCAGAAAGGTCCATTTCTTCAAtttgtttgaaatcaggaagctaTGAAAGAGAACACAGTAAATGATGAAGTTATATTAAAATTGTTCTATTTTACTAAAGTTTAAAGAGTTCTAGACCCATTCTTTATGTAGTTTTCTATTTAGTAGACAAATAGATGCTCTAGACTTAACAGTATAAAGCCAAGGCAACTGTGTTCATAGATTAATCATAGTAAAACTATCAATTCTTCCCAAACTGATCTATAggtttaatgcaattcctatcaaaattccaacaaAGTTTTCTGTAATACATGTAATACATGACAAActtattctaaaatgtatatggaaaggTACAGGCTCTAGAATGGCTATAATAAtcttgaataaaaaataaaataagtcttCCTGATTCCAAGACTTATTACAAAGCTACATTGTGGAATTGGTGATCAACACACAGATTAGTCGAACAGAATAGGGAACCCAGGAAAAAAACTCACACAAATATGcccaacttatttttttttttttgcccaacttatttttgacaaaggtgcagaAGCAATACAATGGACAAAGAGCAGCCTTTTCAACAAACGGTTCTGGAGATTTTGgacatgcaaagaaaaaaaaagaagaatcttgAACTAACCCTCAAgtacaaaaattaacacaaaaatagATTGctaacttaaatgtaaaactttttttaaaaataggagaaaTCTTCAGGATCTGGGCTAGACAAATAGTTCTTATAATGGACATGAAAAACAAGatccttaaaagaaagaaaatcaataaattggacttcatcaaacaAAAATCCTTAGCTCTTTGAAAGACCCTGTGAGGAAGTTGAAAAGACAAGTTACAgactgggataaaatatttgcaaaccacgtGTCTGACAGAAAACTAGTatttagaatataaaaaagaacttctcaaaactcaacaataaaaacaatccaTTTAGAAAACAGACAAAAGGCATGAACAGACACTTCATTGAAATGGACATACAGATGGAAAACAAGTacctgagaagatgctcaacatctttagCCATGAGGGAAAAGCAAATACCACAGTGAGATCACTACACATCtatcagaatgactaaaattaaaaactagcGACAACACCTAATGCTGGTGAAAATGGAGAGAATTGGATTGTGTGAACATTGCTGGTGctaatgtaaaatggtgcagccactctggaaaatgctatggatagtttcttataaaactaaatatgcaACATATCCAGTAATTAtactcctgggtatttatgcCAAAGAAATGAatacttatgttcacacaaaaacctcttggcagctttatttataacagTCAAAAACTGTAAACAACCCAGATGATGTTCTATGAGTGAACAATTAAGCAAACTATGGTACATTCATAACACAGcctaccactcagccataaaaaggaaggaactaGTCATATATGCAACAGTCTGCATGGACCTTAAGGGAATTAATCTGAGTGGAAAAAAAAGCTAGTCTCAAATGTTATActttgtatgattccacttatatgacatttttaaaatgacaagatTATAGAGATAGAGAACATATTAGTGATTAGTGGGGGTTAGAGCCTGGTGGTGGGGGTTGGAGGGAGGTGGGTGTAGCTTTCAAGGGCAAGATGAGGGATCCTGGTGGTGACAATACTGTTTGGTATCTTGACGGTGTAGGTAGATATACCAACATACACATGGGATAACTGCATAGAACTAAACAcatgcaaggacttccctggaggctcagtggtaaagtatctgcctgtcaatgcaggagacacaggttcgatccctgggtcgggaacatcctctggaaaaggaaacggcaacctactccagtattcttgcctgggaaatcccttggacagagaagcttggcaggctacagtccatggggttgcaaagagtcagatatgccttagcgactaaacaacaacaacaaacacatgcacacacatacagaggaGTACAGGTAAAACTGGAGCAACTTGAAAAAGATTAGTGAATAATGATAATCTCACTTTCTtgtttgtgatattgtactatAGTTCTGCAAAAAGTTACAATGGGAAAAACTAGGTCAAGAGTACATGGTATCTCTTTTTTATTGCTTACAAttgcatgtgaatctacaattatttcaaaataaaaattttaattaaaaaagaagccaAGGCATAGTACTCTTGTAGTTTTCCCAGGGTTCTACAAATCTGAGGTAAGGTTAGAAATACAACCACATTTCCCAATTCTCAGGTTCTGGCTGAGttcactttaaaataagaaaagttggAAACGTTTGAAAGCATTAGCAGAAGTTTCAAATTCATGACACATCTAGATTCCTAAACAGTAGCCTTATCAAGAGTCCAGTCTGTTTTTGTTCATTACATATTTCCATTTGTTAGCACACAGTGCCTGGCCTGTTGCtcacactcaataaatgtttactggacatataaatgagtgaacaaatgaatatcTGACTGACTGTCTCACTCCCCCCCCATAATTCTCTTCCAGTCCACCCAGAAGACACAGAAATTGCATGCCACaaaccttttttgttgttttgcggAACCTTCTCCTTCTGACATTCTTAAGTGGTGGAGTAACTGAAATAAATTCAACGTGGTGAAATGTATATATGATTGATGCTAGTCACATAGCTATCTGAATTGGACAGAGAAAGCGCACGCTATAAGCTACAGGCTCATGACATGACTTGTTCTTTTAAGAGTGTCTAGATGCCTCCTGAACCAAATACCTAAGTGTGACAACAGATCCCTGGCTCACAAGTAATCATAACTCAGCAGATAAATGTAGATAGCCAGAATGAGCAAGGGACTGTTGTTGACTTACTGCCATGCTTCCAGGTATATtttttctgtctctgcttttcagttttcCTGATTGCTTTAAGATCAGTAGAGGTTACTGGTTCTTCAGAAGAAGAGTGAAGAGCAGCACCAGCAGTGCACACAAGCATCTACATTTAACAAAGACAAAGAAGTTGACCATGGCTACAAATCTTCAGTTAGTAATGGATCATGACCATTCTTACCACCAGAAATCCTGGGGCACAGGAGGAGAATGTTACTTGGAATTTCCAGAAAACCAAATATTACAAAGACTCATATTCATTCCCTCTCTATCTCAGCAGCACTACATATGGACGCTgaggggtttttgttttgttttcttttttgctcgaGTGCTTACCACTGCAGAAGGAatatggctgaaaaaaaaaagatatatcttAGCATTTTGCtttagaaagaaaaccaaaaaatcaACAGTAGAGATGATGAACAAGAACCAGTGTAAACCTCCAGAGTTAGCAGGAAGTTCAGACGAAGATCTCAGATGTTCATACTTTTCAAATAATGGTAAATGGCAAACAGGAGGCTCTAAAAGCTATTTGTAAAATTAAGTAGTGAAAAGTGATGGATCGAACACCAAACTAGCACATGACATTGTACTGTGTAATTGAGTTGGAAATTAGAAATGACAAACAGGTGAAAGgagaattgaaagaaagaaagaaaaggagggagaaaggaaatccTAAAAGGATATGAGGGTGAATAGATTAAGAAAGCTTGTCCATACCTGGGAAACATCTGCCGTTTTATAAAAAGTTTTTCTATCCAGAGTTTTTAGGCTTCCGATAACACAAGGCAAATCAACCAGCTTAGCAGCTAGTGAGACATTGTCTACCTCAACAACTGCACGACGTGTGTCAGctgaagaaaagtagaaaaaattaaGGTTCACATCTTCCCAATGTACTCTTAAAACTGATGGTTTGAATAATGAAGACTTATGTGAGACAGACGAGTCTTTCATTGAAACATTATTTCTCATAATGCTAGAATTGGGTACACAATTAGCAACTTCCCAGAGCAAAGAAAGTGGAGTATAtggagctctttttttttccagtttatgtCACTCAATCAAAAGTAGATTAAGTTTCTTGGTAATGGTTGTGAAGTAAAAGTGAATGAAGCAGTAAATCTTTCATTCTCATCTTGAAAGGCCAACTTCATTCGTTCAAATCCATTCATTTGAACACTGTTAGGAGCACTCGATCATGTCACTGAATGTGGGTGTTTTCAAAGGGAAGGGTTGATTCTAGGATAGTACTAATAAGTCTCAAGTTATAATCTCTAGTTAAAGTCACAAAGGTAAAATTCTGTACaacagccagagagagagagagaaacaatcaGTCATACACTACCTGAGTGCTGGGATTATgggccatttaaaattttattcttcacatacctctctgtatttaaaaatctaataaataCTATAGAGATAAAGATATGTCACTTTTGTGAACAAAAAATAGTAAATTCACTTGTTATTCCCCTAGGCAGTCAGAAAAACTTGCATCCAGGAGACAATCACCAGTACGTAAATCCCACAGTTGACCTCCAAGTTCTTTCTTATACACACCATGATAATTACGTCAAGTTTTATGCaagttctattttctttcctcttaaaaaagaagagatgggagTGACTGAAGCGTCTCTGAGTTAATCAAGGCAGAGACCACATTGTATTCTTTGCCACATCTTGGGCATCTAATACTATGCTTGACACACAGCAATCCATTAATGACTTACTGTTCAATGTATGGTGAATGGATATTAACTACTTACAAAATAAGTCAATTTTTAGTTTATTCTTCATGGAGGAACTTCCAGAATGCACCATCTTTCTGACAGTGGAAGCATGCTCCTAAAAAGGAGGTAAATTGAGAAATCAGAAGGATCAACTGTCAACTTAGCAGCTAATAGAAAGGTATGTCAGAGACAGTCCTTCTTTAAATAAAACCTTAAACTTCTCACACGTTAGGAAGAGTGCCATGTGATACTGTGCACTGTGAAGTCAGGTTAGGAAGAGGTTGACTCTAATCTCACTATTGTCTCTTAGTAGCTACAGATAACACCTTCTCCTAGCTATACATTCCTGGTTTTCACTGTTACCCTTCAGTTGTAGTTGCTAAGGGAAGGCTTAGCTGCAGTTTACTgggtatatttgttgttgttgttcagtcgctcagtcatgtctgactaatTATAGGGTATATTAATTAACCCTAAGTGGGGAAATACCTTTCTGAAGCCCATCCTTACTATACCTTTCTTAGACTAAATAATACTTGAACACAGGTATCAACTGGGGAAAGAAACCCTAACACAATGTTGAGGTGAGCTTCGACAGCCTCGCATGGTGATGAATCTGAGGAGACAGTGCTGAACACTCGACTTCCCCTTTTGAGGTGACAGAAAAGAACTCTATTTTAGAAGAATCCTGTCTTGGCTGTCCAGTGAGCAAAGCTCTTAGCATCGGTGATAAGTGACTAAGTCCATCATCATCCTACCCGTTTGCCAGGAAATCAACCAGGAAGATAAGTGGCATGTGCAGGATGAAAGAAATACTGCTTAAAAGAGTACATGCTGGGATAGAACTGCCAATAGAACACAACTCCTGGGAAACAAATGTTCTTGGTTTTATAGCCTAtcttaaataaagagaaatatttaagaatCCAAGCAGAGCTAATACTTAGGCACTAACGATATTTGTTCTGAGATACAAGGGTTTCTTACCATAGGCAGACGCAGTATAAACTGGTTTTCAAGCTCGTGAGGAGGTTCATCCTGGCTTCTactcatctcttcttttttgagttcacaaaccagaaataaaaccaaCAGAAAGTTACTAAAAACTCCTCTTGCTCCCTCTACCGACCACTTCTGGTAGTACTGGTTAAATTATACAATATCTTGCTAATAACCCTCACTGGAATGATGTGTATACAGCTTCGAAACACCTTATTTGATATATCTTGATTATTTCTAAAAGCCACCTTGCGAGCATGTgaactaagttgcttcagtcgtgtccaaagatttgcgaccctatgggccaatagtctgccaggctcttctgtccatgagattctccaggccagaatactggagtgagtttctatgccctcctccaggggatcttccccacccagggatcgaacctgtgtgtcttatgtctcctgcattggcaggtgggttctttaaccact from Cervus elaphus chromosome X, mCerEla1.1, whole genome shotgun sequence encodes the following:
- the TAF7L gene encoding transcription initiation factor TFIID subunit 7-like isoform X2, whose product is MSLQDSQIPTDHGAGTSGDHGAQTASDQGIQTPAADAHGDDAVAAIGTQSAAQASMENLPQEKEMSRSQDEPPHELENQFILRLPMEHASTVRKMVHSGSSSMKNKLKIDLFSDTRRAVVEVDNVSLAAKLVDLPCVIGSLKTLDRKTFYKTADVSQMLVCTAGAALHSSSEEPVTSTDLKAIRKTEKQRQKKYTWKHGITPPLKNVRRRRFRKTTKKLPDFKQIEEMDLSEHIESPDVEKEVKRLLCSDAEAVSARWEVIADGDTKEIECQGSIPSYAIASGMSGYKQGPTLPEYYVLQEMRNDSSNNTEDDEEEEDYNEEEEEDYYDEDMERELQARFIEYGQYEAKEGTSSMVMEIQKHTQYTEKKLNEIQRRAQRQEELIRKVENLTLKNHLQSVLEQLKLQEEEKTEQLNYLQEKLNYFLKK
- the TAF7L gene encoding transcription initiation factor TFIID subunit 7-like isoform X1, which translates into the protein MSLQDSQIPTDHGAGTSGDHGAQTASDQGIQTPAADAHGDDAVAAIGTQSAAQASMENLPQEKEEMSRSQDEPPHELENQFILRLPMEHASTVRKMVHSGSSSMKNKLKIDLFSDTRRAVVEVDNVSLAAKLVDLPCVIGSLKTLDRKTFYKTADVSQMLVCTAGAALHSSSEEPVTSTDLKAIRKTEKQRQKKYTWKHGITPPLKNVRRRRFRKTTKKLPDFKQIEEMDLSEHIESPDVEKEVKRLLCSDAEAVSARWEVIADGDTKEIECQGSIPSYAIASGMSGYKQGPTLPEYYVLQEMRNDSSNNTEDDEEEEDYNEEEEEDYYDEDMERELQARFIEYGQYEAKEGTSSMVMEIQKHTQYTEKKLNEIQRRAQRQEELIRKVENLTLKNHLQSVLEQLKLQEEEKTEQLNYLQEKLNYFLKK
- the TAF7L gene encoding transcription initiation factor TFIID subunit 7-like isoform X4 translates to MSRSQDEPPHELENQFILRLPMEHASTVRKMVHSGSSSMKNKLKIDLFSDTRRAVVEVDNVSLAAKLVDLPCVIGSLKTLDRKTFYKTADVSQMLVCTAGAALHSSSEEPVTSTDLKAIRKTEKQRQKKYTWKHGITPPLKNVRRRRFRKTTKKLPDFKQIEEMDLSEHIESPDVEKEVKRLLCSDAEAVSARWEVIADGDTKEIECQGSIPSYAIASGMSGYKQGPTLPEYYVLQEMRNDSSNNTEDDEEEEDYNEEEEEDYYDEDMERELQARFIEYGQYEAKEGTSSMVMEIQKHTQYTEKKLNEIQRRAQRQEELIRKVENLTLKNHLQSVLEQLKLQEEEKTEQLNYLQEKLNYFLKK
- the TAF7L gene encoding transcription initiation factor TFIID subunit 7-like isoform X3, which gives rise to MSLQDSQIPTDHGAGTSGDHGAQTASDQGIQTPAADAHGDDAVAAIGTQSAAQASMENLPQEKEEMSRSQDEPPHELENQFILRLPMEHASTVRKMVHSGSSSMKNKLKIDLFSDTRRAVVEVDNVSLAAKLVDLPCVIGSLKTLDRKTFYKTADVSQMLVCTAGAALHSSSEEPVTSTDLKAIRKTEKQRQKKYTWKHGITPPLKNVRRRRFRKTTKKLPDFKQIEEMDLSEHIESPDVEKEVKRLLCSDAEAVSARWEVIADGDTKEIECQGSIPSYAIASGMSGYKQGPTLPEYYVLQEMRNDSSNNTEDDEEEEDYNEEEEEDYYDEDMERELQARFIEYGQYEAKEGTSSMESFTVCAGAA